From the Papaver somniferum cultivar HN1 chromosome 2, ASM357369v1, whole genome shotgun sequence genome, the window GATCTCTTCTATTTATAGGAGGGTGAAAGAAGGAGCAGTTACTGAGCAGATTAGTAACCGTCGTATCCTAAAGGTCGTGAGCGTCAACCGCCTATAACTCCCCAATGATAACCGCAGCATACCAAGAGTCGTGAATCAAGACTGCCTATAACCGCCTATTGCAACCGTAGCATCACCTGGTGACTGTTGACACGGTCCCTCACCGGTcaaacagtcaggggactaatgttgataatGAAAATAACCAATCTTAGAATTAGCGGCCCCTTAACCCATTAAGGGTTCCCTTTTAGGATAAAGAGGCTTGGGGACTAGTCCAAACCCATTAAGATAGGGAAGTCCTAGTCTACCCAAGAGTACACATGGACAGTTGGGCTTTGGCCTAAAGGGGGAAGCcctttagggtttggtattaacttaaggaaagggaaatggtagtttagtaatatgaTAATCTTATGGGCACTAATCTATAAGAGGGATATTATAAAAGGGAAAGAAGGTACATTTTTCAAGGTATCATTAATTCCCCACTACTTTCCTAAACCTATCCactccttgggagtactttctgtgattagggctagttaCTTCTCCCCACATTCTACCCATCAACACATCCAAATCTTTGTTATGGTTAAATGATAGATTGAATGTGCAATTAATattctttgagaaagttttgttcttcATATTTGTCTTTCCCtaataaacataacccttcctcttttGGCTTTTGTCGGGatcaccgcttctctcacaaaccatttcaaagtgAGTTTTTGTTTCATTCCCATTCAAAACTAATACACACATGTATTTTTGTGCATGTTATCTAGCCCAACTCTTTGCCTCCGCCAGATCTttgaataccaagtcattcatgtagtgatgAGATGTGTCCTCGTACAAAATATAAACTGGGGAAGGTTGATTTTCCATTGGTATTGGATCACATTCAACCTACGAGAAATAACACAATGTCAATGACAACCACAAACAAGAAACACTTAAAATTTCGGCAATGTAAAAAGATTATCGGCCttaccgaactcagagttcggttatcTAGTCACTAGAAATATTTTGCGAGCTTGCCGAAATTTGATGACAAGTTTTGTCCTTAGAAGTTCGACAACATAGTTAGTTCACATGACTAAGCCGAACTCTAAGTTCGGCAACCCCGATAGTATACTAGACTAAACCGAACTATTATTTGTCTACTCTAAGCTATTAGTTCTGGAAAAAGATAACTGAACTcggaaaaaactccattaaaatgGAGTCCGGCTACCTGCGTATGCTACATCAAGTAACCAAACTGCACATACAGaagagttcggttacatcgcaATGCATATTTGGTAACCGAACCACCTTGACCTAGCCGAAATTTTTTACTGAAATTTTCATTTTAACCAATtttttgcacaattcaagctacattaacCAAATTTGAGccatacctgagtacccatatcttcatcttctggttgtggctgataaaattcatcatttgGGTCGTTAGCTTGAGTTTGGGGAAAAAAACATccatcatctaacaaataactcatacCCGGATCGTTAGAAGTATtgacaaatactctaggagatgAGGGAGGTTCTGAATCTGAGGAGGAGttatcatcacatgaatcactcaTATCATATTTAGAAAACTCAAAATAAGATTTTTTGAGTTCAACcctatttttcttcatcttttcttcttcttcttctcacccAATAATTCTGATTCTAACATAAGTATCATATTAATAACTCACTAATCTCTAATTAATCATTACAATAACACTACACTAACAATGATTTAATTACAAAGAGTTTTTTTTGTATTaacaaaagataaagataagGGGTGGCTGGATTTTACTTCAAATATCTATCCCCAAATAAATTGAGTAGTCCCCCACCAAAATGGGctagtgcccaaaaaatcgttctttaaaATCGAGACAAAGTTCATACAGTGAAAGCCCATAATTACTTTCTTTTGAAGCCCGAAAATACCATTGCCTCCTTTTCAGGAGTATTTTTCTTGAAAGCAAAGAGATAGTAAACAAAAAGATTTTCGGACTGGAGTTCGTTTACTGGGTTTACctcttctttttagtttttttacaCAAGCTTGAAGAGGGTCTTACAATTACTagtattatttttttactttaGAACTATTTTACAATTACTCAAAAGGTGTTGGTGAATGGCCGTGCAAGTTGTTATTGAGTAATAAAACTTCGACAATGCAAGTTGGCATGGCAGAACTTAGTGGGTTGTTACCTAGAAAATTTATCTGTAATTACCAACTTCCCACTAAATTGGTAGTTGATTGGTTGAAGATTGAATATATTTATAGAAAAACAAATAGAGCTGCAGACTGGTTAGCAGGGTTGTATCCTCCCTCTGCCTTTGAGATTCTTGACTGGGAAAGATTGGGAACTGAGTTTGCTGGCATTTTTCTGGATGATAGCAGTCAGAAGGCTTATTATCGTCTGTAATTTTGGTTTGGGTTGCAGGCTAGGTTTGTCTAGTCTGTGGGTGGtgtaatttttgttttcctttttcttttgttgGGTTAGGGGCCCTTCTCCCCTGCTCAATgtgtcaaattttttttttttaaaaaaaaaaaaaccttcccACTAAATTTTTTAAATGGAATTACGAACTTGCCATCAAGTTAAACTCCCTAATGTGGCAAGCAGTTCTAAATAGAATTGCTCCCGAAGATGACTAGTGAAGCGGAGATACAGGCGAGTGACTCTTGTGGCCTCTGTTTAATGGAGAAGGAAAGTGCGCGACATGTATTCTTACATTGTCATGTTTTCGAGCAAAATGGCTGTCATTCTAAACCAACCGAGGGAAAACTGGGGATATCCTGTGGAATTTTTTCAAGAATATGGTTTCATCTAGACTGTTGATACCATAAAATAGTTGGCCCCACATTCTCATGAAGATTTCCCcctttaatgaagaaaatatagTCGAATGCTTAATTGGGGCTCCCGAAAAGGCGAAAACTAACTAGGGACCTCACACTAGAAGagaaaaaaaggtcacccaaacctaaTTCCAATAccttttatccaaatattttaggTAATGGCTAATCTATCCTTATTTAATTAGTGGTAATTTTACTTAATTAGTGTTAATCTCacttaatttgattttaattttttcttttttcaaatttcttgtttataatttattttttctttctgagCCATGAAAACTCGTTAGGTAGTGACATTTTACAATAACTACTCTTAACAGTCATTAAATTTTCAAAAACGACCCCAAGAGTTGTTACTGTTTAATAGTTGTTTcttgacgactctaaactgtcgttAATACTTATAAAAGAGTCGTTAACTTCTTTAAtgtatttccgccattaatgactcatagaagaagataacgactcttttataatcattaacgactgtttagagtcgtcaaGAAACAACTTTTAAACAGTAACGACTCGTGGGGTCGTTTTTGAAAGTTTAACGACCGTAAAAAGTCGTTATTGAAAACGTCACTACCTAACGACTTTTCATGCTAGTCTCAGGAAAAAAAATTGCAAACAagaaatttgaaagaaaaaagtTAAAATCAAACTAAGTGAGAttaacaaaattttgggtttaaaaattaaaatgaGTTGGGGTTTAGAGTTAAGGGTTGATAGAATTTTGAATTTTAGGTTTAGTGAAGGGTAAAACAATATATTCACtatattttggggtggaaataaatTTTTTAGAGTGGGAATAAAATGGCTGAGGCCACTAATTATTTTCTAAGGCCCCAATTAAGGGTTGATATACTCCTGTGGTTCTTTTCATCGTAAAATCAGTAAAAGATAATCAAAGATGTGAAACAACCAAAATGAATAGTATCTTTTAAAATCTGGCCAAATATTCATGTCAGCACTTTTGTCTACAGGCTGGACCAGAGATGGTACAAACAACCAGCATTAGTGCTCAGATATTATGCACGGCAATCCACTTATGGTACAAAGAGGCAGCATTAGTGCTCAAAGATTACGAACCATGGACAAGTAATTGTTCAAACAGACAACGTCAGTGCCCAAAGATTATACACCGCCCATTAGTGTCCAAAGATTATGCACTGCGGACCTGCCGTGGTACAAACAACTACCATTGGTGCTCAAAAATAATTGTACACGCAACTGTCACATTTCTGTCCCACTTGAAGGAAACAGAAGGATATACacttgaagaaaaatattattcTCTGATTGTGATATCCACCACTCACATTACTTGATTATCTTAGGTCACCCCCATTATAATTTAGGACATCTTTTATTGGTACAtggagtaatttttttttctttttggacacgtTTTTAGTTTTTTCCAAGAAAGGGAAGTTATGAAAAGTATTTGGAATCGACCAATAGTGAACAGGTACATTTATGACATATTACCACATATATACAGCATGTCAGCATTAATTGGCAATTCAATGGTGAATATATGGAGGTGAAAATATGCTTTCATCCACTACATTGAGTATGTCTTGTTGATGTAATCAAGGAGACGAAagaaggaagaggaagaagaaaacccATTACAAATGGAGAAAATTTATTCAAGCCAGGAAGGACTGGATGAACCCATGGCAAGATCATCGCAGCATGGCGGTCTTAAAACCATGCCCTTCATAATTGGTATGcgttatttgatgtttttgattatgATGGTGTATTTTGCAAGTGTTTGCTTGGGGCTAATTCTTGAACGTGTaatggttttttttgtttcaataGCAAATGAAGCATTTGAAAAGGTTGCAACTTATGGACTGACGGCGAATATGATTTTATACTTGACCGGAGCTTTTAATATGGAAGTTGTGATGGGTGCTCAAGCTTTGTTCTTATGGACTGCCACATCATATTTTTTGCCGATTGTTGGAGCTTTGGTTTCTGATTCTTACTTGGGTAAATTTAGGGTCATTGTTCTCGCATCACTATCTAGCCTCACTGTAAGTTAAAAATTTATCACCTGTTTCACAAATTAAATTCTCCAAGTCCAATTATAAACCAAACATGAAAAGTTTTACAAATCGATTATCCATAAATTAGAGGCATAGCCAGGTATTGACAACTGGGGAAAATGCCCTCACTTGCCAATTGGCTCTCAAACCGTATTTATGTATTATGGTACTATAGCATAATCTCATACATTCTTCCCACTTACAGGGGATGGTTTTACTCTGGTTAACAGCAATGGTTCCATCAGCATCACCTAGGGAAGCTGAAAAAGCCACACCAGCGCAACTTGCTTTACTATTTTCATCATTTGCGTTCATGGCAATTGGGGCAGGTGGTATTAGACCATGTTCAATAGCATTTGGAGCTGATCAATTTCACAAACCAGAAAACCCTGGAAATGAAGGAGTTTTGCAAACTTTCTTCAATTGGTATTATGCATCTGTTGGAGTCTCAATCATGGTTGCTGTTACCCTTATCGTCTATATTCAAGATCATAAAGGATGGAAATTTGGTTTCGGCATTGTTGTCCTGCTAATGTTATTATCCACTGTCTTGTTTGTCTTGGGTAATCCATATTATGTCAAGGTGAAGCCAAATAAGAGTTTGTTTATAGGGTTCGCACAAGTCCTTGTGGCATCTTGGAAGAACAAGGATCTTGTTTTTCCTCCAGTGAATTCTATTCATGCATGCAGCTACGTGTACCATCACCATACAGGTTCAAAATTGGTCGCACCAACTAACAATCTAAGGTACATAAAAAAAAAGTCTGAATTCCTGCTTTATAATCATTTTATACCAAGCTTGTGTAATTTGTTGGCTGGTAACATGTGTGTAGGTTTCTGAACAAAGCTTGTATAATCAGAAATCCTGGCGAAGAAAACTTGAAACCAGATGGGTCAGCTAGAAAACCGTGGAGTTTATGCACAGTGGATCAGGTTGAAGACCTCAAATCCTTAATGAGAGTAATTCCTATATGGTCAACCGGGATCATGGTTAGTGTAGTAGTCGGCCAGAATTCGTTTTTCGTACTTCAAGCAAAAAACATGAACAAGCATATAACCTCAAGCTTCCAATTCCCAGCAGGCTCATTTATGGTCTTCACAATCCTAACTTACACAATATGGTTAGTGGTGTGCGATAAAATCATTATTCTGCTAGTATCAAAAGTTACAAAACAAAAAGGTTCACTTACCGATAAACAACGGATGGGTATAGGAATACTACTTGTATGTGCAGCAATGATAGTTTCGGCCGTGGTGGAAAGTATTCGACGCAAAAGAGCAATCGAACATGGGTTGTTGAAAATTGCTCATGCCGCGGTCGATATGTCAGCTTTTTGGTTAGTGCCACAACATTGCTTGGTCGGAGTAGCTGAGGCTTTTAATTTTATAGCACAAATCAAGTTTTACTATACTCAATTTCCTAAAAGTATGGCTAGTATTGCTGTGGCTCTTTTCTCAGTTGGAATGGCTGTTGGGAACTTGATTGGGAGTTTTATTGTAAAGGTGGTGGATAAAGCAAGTAAAGGAAGCGGAAATCAAAGTTGGCTTTCAAGTAACTTAAATCAGGGCCATTATGATTATTATTATTGGGTTCTtgctgttttgagttttgttaatTTCTTGTACTTTCTTGTTTGTAATTGGGCTTATGGTAGTGACAACAATGAAGAAGGAATTAGAGTTTTAGGTGATCAGGGGGAAGAGGTGAAAGAGAAAAACATTCATGTCTagctatttttcttcttttggaatTTGTTTAGTTTGTATGAAAGACCCTCAGATCCTCTCTTCTTAGAGTTGTTGCAGTAGATTCACGTTCATATCCAAATATAGAAGATCTGAAGACTATTCGTTTTCTGGAGTATGTGCAAACTAATTCTTTATGCGAATTGAAACGACAAGATAAGAATTTGAAGGTTTTGTGTATTACTCAAAAGCTTGAGTATAATGCAGGATAAACCTGTGTCTAAATAAGCCTCATGCGGCTTTACAAATATGGAGATAAAATTATACTAAACTAATATCTTTCCTAACATACGAGATATATTATAACTACCGTATATACAAAATATACATGTGAATCCCTtaatactccccctcaagttggagcatggagatcacgaatgcccaactTGCGAAGAAGAAGATCAAATTGAGGACGTCCAAGcgctttggtgaagatatctgtaAGTTGAGCGGTTGTGCGAATATGAGAAGTGGCAATAGCACCCGATTGAATGTGATCACGTACATAGTGACAATCAATCTCAATGTGTTTGGTGCGCTCATGAAAAACATGATTAGCAGCAATATGAAGCGCGGATTGACTGTCACAATAAAGACGCATAGGCTGGGAGTGGGACACACCAAGAGATTTCAATAACGCCTTGAGCCAAGTGAGCTCACTACAAGTATGAGCCATAGAACGGTACTCAGCCTCGGCGGAAGAACGCGACACCGTGTGCtgcttctttgtcttccaagatATAGGTGAACCtcccaaaaatataaaatagCCGGTAAGAGAACGACGACTAAGAGGGCAGGAGGCCCAATCAGAGTCACAATAAGCAGTAAGTTGAAGAGCACTGTCCTTACGTAGAAAAATCCCTTGACCCGGATGACTCTTAAGATAACGAAAAACTCGAAGAGCAGCTTCCCAATGTGCAACTCGAGGAGATTGCATGAACTGAGCCAATACGTGCACCGAATAACACAATTCAGGACGTGTAATGGTCAAATAAATCAAACGTCCAATAAGTCGACGATACTGAGATGAATCTGAATACAAAGGTCCATCATCTAGAGCCAAACAATGATATTGATCAATAGGTGAAGCAGCTGGTTTGGCTCCAAGAAGTCCAGTCTCAGAAAGTATATCCAAGGTATATTTTCGTTGTGATAAAAATAGACCAGCAGTACCTCGAGACATTTCAATACCCAGAAAATACTTGAGAGGACCTAAATCTTTCATATGAAAGCACCGACTTAAGTATGCTTTAAAAGTAGCAATAGCAGCGGAATTGTTCCCAGCAAtgatcaaatcatcaacataaacaagtACATTAATGGAATTCTCACCTCGTCGTAGAGTAAATAGAGAGTAATCAGCATAAGATTGTATAAATACAAAAGTCTTAAGAGCActtgcaagcttagcaaaccaaTTACGTGGAGCTTGACGAAGACCATACAAAGATTTACGAAGACGACATACTTTTCCCGAAGAAGTAGTCGAATAGCAAGGATGAAGTTGCATatatacttcctcatcaagatcccCATGTAGAAATGCATtgtgaatatccatttggtgcaACTCCCAATCTTGAGCCACTGCGACTGCCAAAAAAGTTCTAACCGAAATCATCTTGGCTATGGGAGCAAAGGTCTCATGGTAATCAACCCCTTAAACCTGTCTATTACCAAGAACAACCAATAGAGCTTTATACCTTTCGACACTTCCAtcagaattatatttaattttgtaaaccCACTTACAGCCAATAGCCTTTTTTCCTGGCGGAAGATCAGTAATGGATAATGTGCCATTTTTATCAAGAGCGCCAATTTCCTCAGTCATAGCGACGCGCCAACATGGAAGTTTCACAGCTTCAGCATAGCTGGTTGGTTCCTTAAGAGCAGTAATAGCCGACAAAAACTGAGTGTGGCTAGCAGAGAAATTATCACACGAGACATAATTAGTTATGggataaggcgtacctgaggaGGACGAGCGAGGAGTGGAGGAGCCGGGGTCTATTGTTTTGACAGTATTGCATATATAATCCTTTAACCGCGTATTAGGTACCCGAGACCGAGCACTTCATCGAACTGCCTTATCAGAAATATCATCAGTGACATCACTTTTTGTAGCCGGAGATAAATCTGCATCATAT encodes:
- the LOC113349105 gene encoding protein NRT1/ PTR FAMILY 1.1-like, which encodes MEKIYSSQEGLDEPMARSSQHGGLKTMPFIIANEAFEKVATYGLTANMILYLTGAFNMEVVMGAQALFLWTATSYFLPIVGALVSDSYLGKFRVIVLASLSSLTGMVLLWLTAMVPSASPREAEKATPAQLALLFSSFAFMAIGAGGIRPCSIAFGADQFHKPENPGNEGVLQTFFNWYYASVGVSIMVAVTLIVYIQDHKGWKFGFGIVVLLMLLSTVLFVLGNPYYVKVKPNKSLFIGFAQVLVASWKNKDLVFPPVNSIHACSYVYHHHTGSKLVAPTNNLRFLNKACIIRNPGEENLKPDGSARKPWSLCTVDQVEDLKSLMRVIPIWSTGIMVSVVVGQNSFFVLQAKNMNKHITSSFQFPAGSFMVFTILTYTIWLVVCDKIIILLVSKVTKQKGSLTDKQRMGIGILLVCAAMIVSAVVESIRRKRAIEHGLLKIAHAAVDMSAFWLVPQHCLVGVAEAFNFIAQIKFYYTQFPKSMASIAVALFSVGMAVGNLIGSFIVKVVDKASKGSGNQSWLSSNLNQGHYDYYYWVLAVLSFVNFLYFLVCNWAYGSDNNEEGIRVLGDQGEEVKEKNIHV